Within the Eubacteriaceae bacterium Marseille-Q4139 genome, the region ATCTTTCATAACTTATTGCCTCCGAAATATCCTATCAAACCAATTTTGCTTCGATTGTACCCCTTTTCCCGGCTGATCCATATTGTCATCACTATTCAAGAATTGCTGCTGAATCGTCCCCGCGTGAAGGGCCTGGGCCGCTGCCGCTGTCTGCTGGGCGGCGGCCAGCGCGTCAGTGAGCCGGGTAATGGTCTGGGCCTGCTGCTCGATCTGCCGGTCTTTCACTTCAAGCTGTCCTTGTAGCGTGTCGATGGTGGCCTGTAAAACAGAAATCACCCCATCAACCGCCGCCATTTTTTCTTCATTTTTGGTTGACGCGCCATCAACCAAACCGTCAACCGCACCCGTCAACTGGTTGTCGGTGGTTGACGGTGTAATTTCAGAAAACGCTTGTTTTATCAGCTTTTCACCGTCAACCTCTACCATCAACCTACCGTCAACCGTTGTCGTCAACCCCTGTAAACTGGTTGACAGTGGTTCACGCTTAATTTTTTTGAAAACAGCTTGCTTTGATACCCCTATCTCGTCGGCTATCTGCCGGATTGTTTTCATACCTTCACGAACAGGCCCACAGGACACACACCCTTAAAACCAGGCGTAGATATGTACCAGCAAGCGGGGCCTGTCGGCTCCCAGGCTACTTCAAGGGTAATCTCGTGCCAGCCATCGGGAAACAAAGCTGTAAATCCTTCTCCTGCGTGTATGCCGCGCCCTTCCAGGAGCAGCCGAGGGTGCGGATCACTGTCCGCCGGATTGGGAAGCTGTATCTGCGCGATCCTCTCTTTATCCCAGCTCATAGACCTTTCCTCCTTCCCCTAAAATAAATCACTATGCGAGCCTGTCCGGGTAAGATATAAAATCAGCTCGTCCCCGTCCACTTCGTAGATCAGCAACCAATCCGGCGTAATGTGGCACTCACGACACCCCGCATAGTCCCCGGAAAGTGGATGATCCCTGTTCTTCTCCGGCAACGGCTCCCCCGCCGCCAGCTTTTTAATAATATCCGTCAGCAAAGAAATATCAAAGCCGCGTTTTTTCACGCGCTTCAAATCCTTCTGAAATTTTGTGGTTGGTCTTATGTTATACATCGGCAAGCAGCTCCTCCATCATCTGATCGACATTGGAATAGGTCTTGCCGAGGCTCGGATCGGCCTTCATTCTCTTTACTTCCTTGATTGCTTCGACGGTTTCAGCGTTCGGCACATCGCCGCTGATTTCAAAGGGTATTCTATACTCCCGCACCGCCTTACGCGCAAAAACATTGAACGCCGTTGTCATTGTCATTCCCATATCAGCACAGAACGCCTCAAACTGCCGCTTCAAATCCGCGTCCATACGAATGTTAATATTTGTATTTGCCATAGATAGCAACTCCTTTCGCTCTTATTATATCCATTGTATATCTTTTTATTTACAATGTCAATATATGCTCCCGCCCGTTTACCCAAGCCCCGGCCCTTAAACTTCTACCCTGGTATGTACGCATTTAGGGGGCAAAAAAGCCTTGATTTATGCGGCTTTCCGGGCGCGGTAGCGAGGGGGCCGGTATATTTTACCCTCGGAGTGCTGAAAACGGCTTCTAAATCGTAACAGGGGCCTTTCTGGGCCTTATTCCTGTCCCCCATTGTGCAGCGCGTCCACCAGCCAATCGCTCAACTCCTGGGAAGGGGACACCCGCACCGTTATATGCCCATTTTCAAAACGCACCGCTGGCGGCGGGCAATCCCACCACTTACGGACGGTTTTCGGATCAAGGCCAGTTTCCCGGTGACAGTCGGCCTTGCGCCCCTCCGGGTGTTGCTGCCGCCATTCATAAACCCGCGCCTGGGCCGTTCCGCTGCCTTTGGGCCGCCCATTTCCTTCCCTCCAATCCTTTTTCCCTTGCTGTTTCGCCTTAATGTCCCGAATAGCTCTTGCAATTTCAAGATGATCTGCTTGTTTTTGAAAATTCCGCTTATTGACCGGCATAGTCAGGCCGGAGAGCTTCGCTATATCGTCCCTGGGGAATGTCACATAGTCCTCGTTGAACATTTCCAGGGCGCAGACTACATCATCTTTTGTGAAGCGGTTTATATCCTCCACGCTCATATCATCGTAGGGCCGGAGCAGCGCAAAAGCGTCCCGGCGCAGCTCGTCCTCGTCTATCCCGCATTTTTTCGCATAAATCGCCAGCGTCATAATGCCATAGAAACGATGGCCCACCCGGATTTCATCGGCGATCCGATGCAGCCACCAGTCATAAAGGTCACGCTTGACCGTCCAGCGGCCCCGCCGCTCCTTCTTGACGATCCGCCGCTCATACCAATCCGGGTACTTCTCTTTCGCCTCGGCCAGCGACAGGCGGCTCTTTCTCATAAGCCCCTCAAGCCGCTGCTGTTCCCCGTTGCTGTCCGGGATATAATCAAGCAGCCGCGCCAGCTCCACCGGCCCGCCAAGCCGGAACGCCCTAACAGGGTACTCACGCCCCAGCTTCGAGCCGGAGCCGACCACCCGAAAGCCCTGCAAAATCCCCTGCATTTGCGGCTCCTTGATGGTGGAAGTAAACTTATTCCAAATCTGCCGGGTGAGGGAATATTTCAGCTCCTTCAAGCATTTCTGGTTGTGCGGGTACATAGGCACCGGCTCTTTCAGCCCATAATACAGGTGAAGCCCTGTCCCGCTGTTTACAACAAAGGTTGCCTGGGGCAGAATATCCTTGTTCATCTGGTGCAGCGTGTCCCGGAGCTGGGGCATACCTACCCCGTCCAGGTCAAACACCAGGGCATAGAGATACCGGGCATTTTTGCCGCACCGCCGCCGCCCAAAATAAGAGATCGGGGACATAATCGTAAAATCAGTGTCTTGCAGCTCCCGCAGCTCGTCCAGCTCGTCAGTAATGGTACAGCGTTTCGCTTTACCGTCCCCCTCAATCTGCAAGGCAATCCCCGTTGCCTTGTCAACCTCACCTTTCGGCACCGTCACCGCAATCCCGTTTCCCTTCCTGTCCTCAAAATGGCCCTTCCTCTCGAAAGATCCTTCCGGGAAGATCTCTCGATAAAACTCATACGGCTCCACTGGCTCCAAAAACTTCTCTAAATGCTCGTTCTTTTCCCTGTAAAGTTCCCGCAGCCGTTCTAAGGCTTCTTGCTGATCCGCCATTCCTTACACCTCTTTTCGTACATTCTGCAAACCCATAGGGGGAAAAGGGGGAGCCAAAGAGCGGCCCCTTCGGGGCCTTAAAGAGAAAGTCACCTCCCCCTTTTCCCCCTCGCTCTGGGGCATGGAAATGATGGAAAACCTTTCAGGTTTACCACATTCCCACACCCCGCCGCTCACCCCCATAACCCCCTCCGACTTTCTCCCTATCCGAGAGAAAATATTTTTATTATTTATCCTGGCCTAAAGGCCATAGGGGGGCATATATTATCAATATATTTTATTCCCTATTTTACGACACACTAACTCCCTGCTATCCCCTGTACCCCATAGGGGGGCATATATTATCAATATATTTTATTCCCTATTTTTACTGTTATTATAGCCTGTCCGGGCGGCTCTTGCAAGGCCCCGGACAGGCTTCTTTTACAGCTCCATACCGCCCCAGGTGTGGCCCCGTTCCTGCTCTTGTTCCGGCTGCTGCACCTCTGGCACAGGTAGCAGCTCCCGCGCCTTTTCGACTAAGGGCCGGAACTGCTCTGGCAAGTGCTGATCCAGAAAGTCCAGCACCGCCCCGATACCTTCCCGGAGCCGCGCCGAAATCCCGCGCTCCCAGCTCAAATCTTCTTCCAGGTATTCCACCTGCACTTTGAGCTGCCGGTTTTCATTTTCAAGCCGCTGCCGCTCCTGGGCCTCCTTCAGCTTTTCTTTCATCGAGGGGATTTTCTGCTGAAGCTGTTGGTTTTCTACCTTCAGCTCCCGCACCTTCTGCTCTGCCGCCGCGCCCCGGATCACCGCCGCCTTCAACTCCTTCACCTGCTCCACTGTCACGCCCTTGACGGCCCCTGTCAGCGTCTTTTCCGGCTGTATCGCGTCCAGATCGGGCTTAACCTTCTCCACCGCTTTCAGCAGCTTCACATTTCCTTGCAGGACCTTTCTCTGTTTTTCCAGGGCCGCGATCTCCTGCTCTGCCGCTATCACCTGTTCCTGGACAGCTTCAAGCCGTTGCGCCGCTGCCCGGTACTCTGGCAGCTCCATATGAGGGCGGCCACCGCCCAGGCTGATAATCTCAAACTCGTGCGCCTGGGCGATTTCCGTTAGGGCTTCTTTCTCCCGTTCCATCCAGGCTTTCCATTCTGTCTGCTTCCGGCCCAGCCCTTCAAATCCCTGCTGCTTTAACGCCTGTTTCATTGATACCCGCGTTGAGAGGCCCCGGCTCTGCTCCGTTGCCACCGGCACGAAGTCCACATGGAGGTGGGGCGTGGCCTCGTCCATGTGCAGCACCATATTGAACACCCGCAGATGAGGGTTGCGCTCCTGGAAGGACGCTGCAAATTCTTTGAGAGCTGCCGCCGCCCGTTCCCCTCCAGGGGAGCCGCACCCACAGTCCTCCAGGTTTCCGATCTGGAAGATTGCCTCGTGGAATAGCTTCTCCTGTTTGCTCTGCCGGATATGCTCGTAGTAGTCTGGTATCTTGTCCCTGGTCTTTTTCTTTTTGGCGTTGTAGTCGGCCAGAGCTTCATCGAAAAGCTCGTGGTACACCTTTTTCAAATCCTCGTTGCAAAAGGTGATATTCTGCCCCGACCTGCTCCGGTCTACATTCGCCGCCGAAAAGCTCCTGTTGTTGTGCCGGATACTTCCCCGGCCCGTCATTCCCGAAATGGTTGTGCCTATAAAATCACCCGTCCCTTTCCTTCAAAAAGCCTATATCCTACTACTCCTATTTTACCATAACTGGCAACAGGCCACAACCTCTTTGTTACTTTCTTGTGAGAAAGTAACGCAAAAGCACTTTCACACCGCCGCCCCGTTTGGGCTGGCAGTATGAAAGTGCTTTTGCGCCCTGCCGGGGGCTAAATATCCTTATTGAATATGTGCCTCTCTTTCTCGTTTTTCTAAAATCGTTTGCGGTATTTCAGCAAATCTTTTCAGAACATAATCCCTTCCCTTTTCTCCTTTCCACTTGTGCCAAAACCAAAGGACACTACAACAAAGCATAATTACCGCTATCATCAAAGCATAGTCAAACCCTGTCTTATTCAGAATCATATAACTTAAAAGCGTGGCAC harbors:
- a CDS encoding plasmid recombination protein yields the protein MTGRGSIRHNNRSFSAANVDRSRSGQNITFCNEDLKKVYHELFDEALADYNAKKKKTRDKIPDYYEHIRQSKQEKLFHEAIFQIGNLEDCGCGSPGGERAAAALKEFAASFQERNPHLRVFNMVLHMDEATPHLHVDFVPVATEQSRGLSTRVSMKQALKQQGFEGLGRKQTEWKAWMEREKEALTEIAQAHEFEIISLGGGRPHMELPEYRAAAQRLEAVQEQVIAAEQEIAALEKQRKVLQGNVKLLKAVEKVKPDLDAIQPEKTLTGAVKGVTVEQVKELKAAVIRGAAAEQKVRELKVENQQLQQKIPSMKEKLKEAQERQRLENENRQLKVQVEYLEEDLSWERGISARLREGIGAVLDFLDQHLPEQFRPLVEKARELLPVPEVQQPEQEQERGHTWGGMEL
- a CDS encoding type II toxin-antitoxin system YafQ family toxin, which produces MYNIRPTTKFQKDLKRVKKRGFDISLLTDIIKKLAAGEPLPEKNRDHPLSGDYAGCRECHITPDWLLIYEVDGDELILYLTRTGSHSDLF
- a CDS encoding type II toxin-antitoxin system RelB/DinJ family antitoxin encodes the protein MANTNINIRMDADLKRQFEAFCADMGMTMTTAFNVFARKAVREYRIPFEISGDVPNAETVEAIKEVKRMKADPSLGKTYSNVDQMMEELLADV